In the genome of Zonotrichia albicollis isolate bZonAlb1 chromosome 24, bZonAlb1.hap1, whole genome shotgun sequence, one region contains:
- the LOC141731674 gene encoding olfactory receptor 14J1-like codes for MSNSSSLRHFLLLALADTRQLQLLHFCLLLAISLAALLGNSLIISAVACSHHLHTPMFFFLLNLALSDLGSICTTVPKAMHNSFWDTRNISYTGCAAQLFFFLFFISAELFLLTIMCYDRYVSICKPLHYETLLGSRACAHMAAAAWGGAFLNALMHTANTFSLPLCHGNVLGQFFCEIPQILKLSCSHSNFKQLGLIAVSASLGLGCFVFIVFSYVQIFRAVLRIPSEQGRHKAFSTCLPHLAVLSLFLSTLIFAHLKPPSMSSPSLDLALSVLYSVVPPALNPLIYSLRNQELKAAVGRLMTGCFQKH; via the coding sequence ATGTCCAACAGTAGCTCCCTccggcacttcctcctgctggcattggcagacacgcggcagctgcagctcctgcacttctgcctcttgctggccatctccctggctgccctcctgggcaacagcctcatcatcagcgccgtagcctgcagccaccacctgcacacgcccatgttcttcttcctgctcaacctggccctcagcgacctgggctccatctgcaccactgtccccaaagccatgcacaattccttctgggacaccaggaacatctcctacactggatgtgcagctcaactctttttctttctgttcttcatctcagcagagcttttcctcctgaccatcatgtgctatgaccgctacgtgtccatctgcaaacccctgcactacgagaccctcctgggcagcagagcttgtgcccacatggcagcagctgcctggggcggtgcctttctcaatgctctcatgcacacagccaatacattttccctgcccttgtgccatggcaatgtccTGGGCcaattcttctgtgaaatcccacagatcctcaagctctcctgctcacactccaacTTTAAACAACTGGGGCTCATTGCTGTTAGTGCATCTTTAGGACTTGgatgttttgtgttcattgttttctcctatgtgcagatcttcagggccgtgctgaggatcccctctgagcagggacggcacaaagccttttccacctgcctccctcacctggctgttctctccctgttcctcagcactctAATCTTTGCTCActtgaagcccccctccatgtcctccccatccctggatctggccctgtcagttctgtactcggtggtgcctccagccctgaaccccctcatctacagcctaaggaaccaggagctcaaggctgcagtcgggagactgatgactggatgctttcagaaacattaa